The Pagrus major chromosome 17, Pma_NU_1.0 genome includes a region encoding these proteins:
- the arid1aa gene encoding AT-rich interactive domain-containing protein 1A isoform X2: MAAQVASAATLNTSPPSELKKPDRDHKEESVPGEKQSDKKQPGLDSGSPGRGDLQDGADGGNAGGGGEPEMKNGNGNPPRANNNNQNDSVGPEGNNHPGLVHHHGPAFPPPSYGYSQHYGRAPFHQHGGQQSPGMAAAAGPVVQSSNMMDPYQPNSHDHGFSNHQFNNYNPFPNRTPYPGQAYAMNSPRSTQAPTAGGQPANVKQQPPAGGPTAMAGSYNNQRYNIGNPQPTSTPTLNKLLTSPSSTRAYPNYPSSDYSSQEGASKGPADMGSSGLYGGSTPGWQQRSHLSSPMSPGSAGQPLVRTQPPGPIDPMSKMRGQPYGAGSPYSQQSQQGPPTGPQQGPGYPGQGYGPPGPQRYPVGMQGRTPGGMGGMPYGPQMGSYGQQGPAGYGSQGQAPYYAQPGQAPHPGQQQTPYSQPPQGQPGGQTPYPGQPHPPPTSATHTQGGPPYQQPHMPPQSQGPLPGPPQGPPQSQPPYSQASAPQSGQSLYAQQQGPPSQAPQQPSSQDTPGSQGQSSYPGSTPGPQQPPSQQQQAQSQPPQQPPGHSQHPQGQPAAYPANPQQQQQQQAQQSPYQRFPPPPQQEVSQDSFQSNAPPSTQTKSGPEDSQGRPSSLPDLSGSIDDLPTGAEGALSPGVSTSGVSSSQGEQSNQAQSPFSPHTSPHLPGIRGPSPSPAGSPASASTPRTGPLSPANIPGTQMPPRPSSVQSDGSLHPAMSQSPMAQDRGFMQRNPQMPPYGSPQSASALSPRQSSGGQMHPGMGPYQQNNSMGGYGQQGGQYGPQGYPRQPGYGNMPNATYPGPGMGPINPMAGQGGGPPYSGMPPGRMPPNQMGPRPYGPNMAPNMAPNMGPNIPPNMGNMPPQVGSGMCPPPSMNRKPQDPAAMQHPATNSMHNRMPGYPNMSPGMMGSGPPYGPPMNNMPGMMNTQGGSPYPMGPNMANNSSGMAPSPELNNKMNNKVDGSVTPKPEPKTKKSNSSTTTNEKITRLYELGPEPDRKMWVDRYLAFIEEKAMTMTNLPAVGRKPLDLFRLYMSVKEIGGMAQVSKNKKWRDLAASLNVGTSSSAASSLKKQYIQCLYAFECKIERGEDPPPEIFTDNKKNQAAKVQPPSPASLCSTAGSGSLQGPQTPQSTSSSMAEGGDLKPPTPASTPHTQMPPMPPGSSVNLQDPFSEGNDPAFPRKNLTPNSAYQPSMNTPDMQGRMGTYEPNKDPFGNMRKVGEQFLPANQGPNSGVGDQQQQQQPPQQQQQQQQPPFNRGPPGAMGTMPMGPRQQYPYGPGYDRRSEQGMGPEGNMGAGAPQPNPMMPANADTGMYSPNRFPPQQPRLDSYGNQYPGQGTPPTGSYPNQQPGMYPQQQQQSYKRPVEGGYPPSKRHETEYSGPFHGGQQPPQQQQQQGGASAPSSGQQETYNQYSGSGPFPGSDRRPPGPGNQYPFPFGRERLQGATGPNAQPNMPPQMMQSGPEGPQGGMWQGPRDMNYQNYPNRQGGPGGPPQGPGYPGMNRSEEMMSSEQRMNHDGQWGGQMGPRQPPYGPAGPGQPMPRSVQSNYQPPQGVQNHIPQVSSPASMPRPMESRTSPSKSPYMHGVMKMQKAGPPVPASHIVPPPVQSPLIRRDMPFPPGSIEASHPVLKPRRRLTVKDIGTPEAWRVMMSLKSGLLGESTWALDTINILLYDDSTISTFDLNTLPGLLELVVEYFRRCLIEIFGILREYEVGDPGQRTLLDPDALKRDWDRTEEEEPRAEDMEQEEEDDEEEEEQETEGPAHVKEEEEQKQCSESRGRDEKTQDEERKSKGSSSEQTGSLQSSAAHERPKQASKFDKFPVKVVRKKDPFVAGQSSNHGKLQEFDSGLVHWSAGGGDSTEHIQTHFEPRKDFLEPRERIPVPPILLRRRVPEEEMPENCLPTEEDKRKHQDEEEQPKETSSLEKTAVSENASSEEEKKTDSETKTVEKAVKSHQENNKSILSSISGLTQKSQQSGTILEDEPHSKDEGPLIALANWQDSLARRCICISNIVRSLSFVPGNDHEMSKHPGLLLLLGRLILLHHRHPERKQAPLTYEKDEDSDEGVGQRDEWWWDCLGLLRENTLVTLANISGQLDLSVYPESICLPLLDGLLHWAVCPSAEAQDPFPTLGPHSALSPQRLVLETLSKLSIQDNNVDLILATPPFSRLEKLYGNLVRLIGDRKIAVCREMAVVLLANLAQGDTMAARAIAVQKGSVGNLLGFLEDSLAATQLQQSQSSLLHLQGMHFEPTSPDMMRRAARALHALAKVEENHSEFTLHESRLLDLSVSPLMNSLVSHVICDVLFLIGQS; this comes from the exons ATGGCCGCTCAGGTCGCCAGCGCCGCCACTCTTAACACTAGTCCGCCTTCCGAACTCAAAAAGCCGGATCGAGACCACAAGGAGGAGTCGGTACCGGGGGAGAAGCAATCAGACAAAAAGCAGCCGGGCTTGGACAGCGGATCGCCGGGCCGGGGGGATCTGCAGGACGGGGCCGACGGTGGAAatgcagggggaggaggggaacCTGAGATGAAGAACGGGAATGGGAACCCGCCCAGGGCTAACAATAATAACCAGAATGACTCTGTCGGACCGGAGGGAAATAACCATCCCGGTTTGGTGCATCATCACGGCCCCGCTTTTCCTCCACCTTCGTACGGATACAGTCAGCACTACGGTCGGGCCCCTTTTCATCAACATGGCGGACAACAAAGCCCTGGCATGGCAGCTGCTGCGGGTCCGGTCGTGCAGTCGAGCAACATGATGGACCCGTATCAACCTAATTCACACGACCATGGCTTTTCAAACCACCAGTTTAACAATTACAACCCGTTCCCGAACAGGACTCCCTACCCCGGCCAGGCGTACGCCATGAACTCCCCTCGCAGTACCCAGGCGCCGACAGCTGGGGGGCAGCCAGCTAACGTTAAGCAGCAGCCACCAGCGGGAGGACCCACGGCGATGGCTGGATCTTACAATAACCAGAGATATAACATTGGAAACCCCCAGCCTACATCCACACCGACACTCAACAAGCTCCTCACGTCTCCCAGCTCAACGCGGGCATACCCAAACTACCCGTCTAGCGACTACAGTAGCCAAGAAGGCGCTAGTAAGGGACCAGCAGACATGGGCAGTAGCGGTCTGTATGGAGGGAGCACTCCGGGTTGGCAACAAAGAAGCCATCTCTCGTCACCTATGAGCCCGGGAAGTGCCGGGCAGCCGCTAGTTAGAACCCAG CCACCTGGTCCCATAGACCCAATGAGCAAAATGAGAGGTCAACCATACGGAGCAGGCAGTCCATACAGTCAACAGTCGCAGCAGGGGCCTCCCACAGGCCCACAACAGGGGCCTGGTTACCCTGGCCAGGGTTATGGTCCTCCAGGTCCGCAGAGATATCCTGTTGGAATGCAAGGACGTACACCTGGAGGCATGGGTGGCATGCCTTATGGTCCACAG ATGGGATCATACGGACAGCAGGGACCAGCAGGCTATGGCTCCCAGGGCCAGGCACCGTATTACGCCCAGCCTGGCCAGGCTCCTCACCCGGGCCAGCAGCAAACCCCCTACTCCCAGCCCCCACAAGGACAACCAGGTGGCCAGACTCCTTACCCAGGGCAACCCCACCCTCCGCCGACTTCTGCGACACACACCCAGGGAGGACCACCCTATCAGCAGCCCCACATGCCCCCACAGTCCCAGGGGCCACTGCCAGGTCCACCCCAAGGGCCCCCACAGTCTCAGCCACCTTATTCCCAAGCCTCAGCCCCACAGTCTGGCCAGTCTCTGTACGCCCAGCAGCAGGGTCCTCCCAGCCAGGCCCCGCAGCAGCCAAGTTCCCAGGATACCCCTGGATCACAGGGCCAGTCCAGCTACCCGGGATCCACACCAGGGCCTCAGCAGCCACCCTCGCAGCAACAGCAGGCACAGTCTCAGCCTCCACAACAGCCACCGGGACACAGCCAACACCCACAGGGCCAGCCTGCAGCGTACCCGGCGAaccctcagcagcagcagcagcagcaagcacAACAGTCACCTTATCAGCGCTTCCCTCCTCCACCACAGCAG GAGGTGTCCCAGGACTCATTTCAGTCCAATGCCCCTCCATCCACTCAGACTAAATCTGGCCCAGAGGACAGTCAAGGCCGCCCCTCCAGCCTTCCG GACCTGTCCGGGTCTATTGACGACCTGCCCACAGGTGCAGAGGGTGCCCTCAGTCCCGGTGTGAGCACATCAGGTGTGTCGAGCAGCCAGGGTGAACAGAGTAACCAGGCTCAGTCGCCCTTCTCTCCTCACACGTCTCCCCACCTGCCAGGCATCCGAGGGCCTTCACCTTCCCCAGCTGGCTCCCCTGCCAGCGCCAGCACGCCCCGCACAGGACCGCTGTCACCCGCCAACATCCCAG GGACCCAGATGCCTCCCAGACCCTCAAGTGTGCAGTCAGATGGGAGTCTGCACCCTGCTATGAGCCAGTCTCCTATGGCCCAGGACAGAG GGTTTATGCAGAGAAACCCTCAGATGCCCCCTTATGGCTCCCCCCAGTCAGCTTCTGCACTGTCACCACGTCAGTCCTCAGGGGGACAGATGCATCCTGGGATGGGCCCATATCAGCAGAACAACTCCATGGGTGGCTATGGACAGCAGGGTGGACAATACGGCCCCCAAG GTTATCCCCGGCAACCTGGCTATGGCAACATGCCCAACGCAACCTACCCCGGGCCGGGCATGGGCCCAATAAACCCCATGGCAGGACAGGGTGGGGGACCACCATATAGTGGAATGCCTCCTGGAAGGATGCCTCCTAATCAAATGGGGCCACGTCCCTATGGCCCAAATATGGCTCCAAATATGGCCCCGAACATGGGTCCAAACATCCCTCCTAACATGGGCAACATGCCACCCCAGGTAGGCTCAGGAATGTGTCCTCCTCCAAGCATGAACAGAAAGCCCCAGGACCCTGCAGCCATGCAGCACCCCGCCACCAACTCCATGCACAACAG GATGCCTGGCTACCCCAACATGTCTCCAGGCATGATGGGCTCTGGCCCACCCTATGGCCCTCCCATGAACAACATGCCTGGAATGATGAACACACAAGGTGGATCGCCTTATCCAATGGGGCCAAACATGGCCAATAACTCAAGTG GTATGGCCCCCAGCCCAGAGTtgaacaataaaatgaataacaaaGTAGATGGGAGTGTAACGCCCAAGCCAGAGCCCAAAACTAAG AAGTCCAACTCTTCCACCACCACCAATGAAAAGATAACAAGGCTGTACGAGTTAGGACCCGAGCCAGACAGGAAGATGTGGGTGGACCGTTATTTGGCCTTCATTGAAGAGAAAGCCATGACAATGACCAACCTGCCTGCTGTAGGACGCAAACCCCTCGACCTCTTCCGGCTGTATATGTCAGTTAAAGAGATTGGAGGAATGGCACAG GTGAGTAAGAATAAGAAATGGCGTGATCTGGCTGCTTCCCTGAATGTGGGTACATCCAGCAGTGCTGCCAGTTCTTTGAAGAAACAGTACATCCAGTGTCTTTACGCCTTTGAGTGCAAAATTGAGCGCGGTGAGGACCCTCCTCCTGAAATCTTTACAGACAACAAGAAGAACCAAGCTGCTAAGGTCCAGCCCCCCTCTCCAG CGTCCCTGTGCTCCACAGCTGGGTCAGGCTCCCTGCAGGGTCCTCAGACTCCCCAGTCCACCAGCAGCTCCATGGCTGAGGGGGGGGACCTAAAACCTCCCACCCCAGCCTCCACTCCTCATACCCAGATGCCCCCCATGCCACCCGGCTCCAG CGTTAACCTGCAGGACCCCTTCTCTGAAGGTAATGACCCTGCTTTCCCCAGGAAGAACCTGACGCCCAACTCCGCCTATCAGCCCAGCATGAACACACCAGACATGCAAGGACGCATGGGCACCTATGAACCCAACAAGGACCCCTTTGGTAACATGCGGAAAG TTGGGGAGCAGTTTCTGCCTGCTAATCAGGGTCCTAACAGCGGGGTGGGtgaccaacagcagcagcagcagccgccacaacagcagcagcaacagcagcagcctccaTTCAACAGGGGACCACCCGGGGCTATGGGCACGATGCCAATGGGGCCCAGACAGCAGTATCCTTATGGACCAGGCTACGACAGGAG ATCTGAGCAGGGAATGGGCCCAGAGGGCAACATGGGAGCCGGTGCTCCTCAGCCAAACCCTATGATGCCTGCCAATGCCGACACGGGGATGTATTCGCCAAATCGCTTCCCACCACAGCAGCCACG GCTTGATTCCTATGGTAATCAGTATCCTGGACAGGGAACGCCCCCTACTGGCTCCTACCCAAATCAGCAGCCTGGAATGtacccacaacaacaacaacag AGTTACAAGCGTCCTGTGGAAGGGGGCTACCCTCCATCAAAACGTCATGAGACAGAGTACAGTGGACCCTTCCATGGTGGACAACAGCCaccgcagcagcagcaacagcaaggAGGTGCCTCTGCACCCTCTTCAGGACAGCAGGAGACGTACAATCAGTACAGTGGCAGCGGGCCCTTCCCCGGCTCTGATCGCCGTCCACCTGGCCCAGGCAATCAGTACCCCTTCCCCTTTGGTCGTGAACGATTGCAGGGAGCGACAGGGCCCAATGCTCAGCCCAACATGCCCCCTCAGATGATGCAGTCAGGCCCAGAGGGTCCTCAGGGAGGAATGTGGCAGGGGCCAAGAGATATGAACTATCAGAACTACCCCAACCGGCAGGGTGGCCCTGGAGGCCCACCCCAGGGACCCGGCTACCCTGGCATGAACCGCTCAGAggagatgatgtcatcagaaCAGCGCATGAATCATGATGGCCAGTGGGGGGGTCAGATGGGCCCGCGGCAGCCTCCCTATGGTCCTGCAGGACCTGGCCAACCTATGCCTCGATCAGTACAGTCCAACTACCAGCCCCCTCAGGGTGTGCAGAACCACATTCCACAGGTGTCCAGCCCGGCCTCCATGCCTCGCCCCATGGAGAGCAGGACATCACCTAGTAAATCCCCCTATATGCACGGAGTCATGAAGATGCAGAAGGCTGGCCCTCCGGTCCCTGCATCTCACATAGTGCCCCCTCCGGTGCAGTCGCCTCTCATAAGGCGAGACATGCCTTTTCCCCCAGGCTCTATAGAAGCTTCCCATCCTGTCCTGAAACCACGTCGGAGACTCACCGTGAAAGATATCG GAACTCCAGAGGCCTGGAGAGTCATGATGTCATTAAAGTCTGGTCTCTTGGGTGAGAGTACGTGGGCCTTAGATACCATCAACATTCTCCTGTATGATGACAGCACTATTTCCACCTTCGATCTCAACACG TTGCCTGGCCTATTGGAGTTGGTGGTTGAGTATTTCAGACGCTGCCTCATTGAAATCTTTGGCATTCTGCGGGAATATGAGGTGGGAGACCCCGGCCAGAGGACACTACTTGATCCTGATGCCTTGAAACGAGACTGggacagaacagaagaagaggaaccGCGGGCTGAGGACATggaacaagaggaggaggatgacgaagaagaggaggaacaaGAAACGGAGGGGCCAGCTCatgtgaaagaggaggaggagcaaaaGCAGTGCTCTGAGTCTCGGGGGCGAGATGAGAAAAcgcaggatgaggagaggaagagcaaggGTTCTTCTTCTGAACAGACAGGCTCTTTGCAATCCTCAGCTGCCCATGAGAGACCCAAACAGGCCAGCAAGTTTGACAAGTTCCCCGTAAAGGTGGTACGAAAGAAAGACCCATTTGTGGCTGGCCAGTCAAGTAATCATGGCAAACTACAAGAGTTTGACAGTGGGTTGGTTCATTGGAGTGCTGGAGGGGGAGACTCAACAGAACACATCCAGACTCACTTTGAACCACGCAAAGACTTCTTGGAACCACGAGAACGAATACCTGTGCCCCCGATTTTGCTAAGGCGACGAGTCCCAGAAGAAGAGATGCCGGAAAACTGTTTGCCAACTGAGGAAGACAAAAGGAAGCATCAGGATGAAGAGGAACAGCCCAAAGAGACATCTTCCTTAGAGAAAACAGCAGTCTCAGAGAATGccagcagtgaggaggagaagaaaactGATTCTGAGACAAAGACAGTTGAGAAAGCTGTAAAAAGTCACCAGGAGAATAATAAAAGCATTCTTTCCTCTATCAGTGGTTTAACCCAGAAGTCGCAGCAGTCTGGCACCATACTGGAGGATGAGCCTCACAGTAAAGATGAGGGGCCGCTCATCGCACTGGCCAACTGGCAGGATTCTTTAGCCCGCCGCTGCATTTGTATCTCCAATATTGTCCGCAGCTTGTCCTTTGTGCCAGGCAATGACCACGAGATGTCCAAACATCCAGGGCTGCTACTGCTACTGGGACGCCTGATCCTGCTCCACCACAGGCACCCTGAGCGCAAGCAGGCTCCGCTCACCTACGAGAAAGATGAGGATTCAGACGAGGGAGTGGGCCAAAGGGACGAGTGGTGGTGGGACTGCTTAGGGCTCCTGAGGGAGAACACGCTGGTCACTTTGGCGAACATCTCAGGCCAACTCGACCTTTCCGTCTACCCTGAGAGCATCTGCTTGCCTCTGTTGGACGGTCTCCTCCACTGGGCTGTCTGCCCTTCAGCAGAGGCCCAGGACCCCTTCCCCACCCTGGGCCCCCACAGTGCTTTGTCACCTCAGAGACTGGTCCTGGAGACGCTAAGCAAATTAAGCATCCAAGACAACAATGTGGACCTCATCTTGGCCACTCCACCATTCAGTCGGTTGGAGAAACTATACGGGAACCTGGTGCGGCTAATTGGAGACAGGAAGATCGCAGTCTGCAGGGAGATGGCCGTGGTCCTACTGGCCAACTTGGCCCAGGGCGATACTATGGCAGCCCGAGCAATCGCTGTTCAGAAAGGCAGTGTGGGCAACTTGCTAGGCTTCCTGGAGGATAGTCTGGCTGCCACACAGCTTCAGCAGAGCCAGAGCTCTCTACTACACCTACAGGGGATGCACTTCGAGCCCACAAGCCCGGACATGATGCGGCGAGCTGCCCGGGCTCTGCACGCCTTAGCCAAGGTGGAGGAGAACCACTCAGAGTTCACACTACACGAGTCCCGACTCCTCGACCTTTCAGTGTCTCCCCTAATGAACTCGCTGGTTTCTCATGTTATCTGTGATGTACTCTTTTTGATTGGCCAGTCATGA